From Rhodopseudomonas palustris, a single genomic window includes:
- a CDS encoding adenylate/guanylate cyclase domain-containing protein, giving the protein MQSLMATRARPDKKQNAAARAQRPAWLRRIGVRQVRMFCGLVMFTYLLSHFLNHALGNISPAALQAGVLLHLEIWQFLPVAILFYGSVTAHAGLGLWALYQRRQFRWKTLEPPQLLLGLSVPLMIYSHVIVMRLGNVLYDQDRLYPQVLYNYFVVAPPYRAWLMVAVMLIAWTHGCIGLYVWLRIKPAFRRTMPWLLAAAVLIPTLALLGFYQGGREVAREAASPQWQAENLAPANLGTPEQQQTLDAIGDGFLMFYLGLIALALIARAVRAIAERRGGMVSLTYDGQRSIRVPKGLTVLEATQRHNIPHASACGGRARCSTCRIRVLGDPAVLPPPSPREAFVLASIGTGDDPSIRLACQLKPDHDISFVPVFPPRNVAAARKAARAARVGEERYLVSMFVDMRGSTKLAESRLPFDTVFIVNRFLGAVSRSVIACGGQPNQFVGDGVLALFGLAEAPRDACRNAIRAAAAIAAAIDELNSFLGHDLPEPIRFGIGIHSGEVVVGEIGYRDNMVFTALGDSVNVASRLQDMTKTIGCETLLSDELRATAGLSEQALPTLELEIRGRTEPMLVCVVEHSGNLASALDDSELALA; this is encoded by the coding sequence ATGCAGTCACTGATGGCGACGCGAGCGAGGCCGGACAAAAAACAGAACGCGGCTGCCCGCGCGCAGCGGCCCGCCTGGCTCCGCCGCATCGGCGTTCGGCAGGTGCGGATGTTCTGCGGGCTGGTGATGTTCACCTATCTGCTCAGCCACTTCCTGAACCATGCGCTCGGTAACATCTCGCCAGCGGCGCTGCAGGCCGGCGTGCTGTTGCACCTGGAGATCTGGCAGTTCCTGCCGGTCGCGATCCTGTTCTATGGCTCGGTGACGGCGCATGCCGGGCTCGGACTGTGGGCGCTGTATCAACGCCGCCAGTTCCGCTGGAAAACGCTGGAGCCACCGCAGCTCCTTCTTGGCCTGTCCGTGCCGCTGATGATCTACAGCCACGTCATCGTGATGCGGCTCGGCAACGTGCTGTACGATCAGGACCGGCTGTATCCGCAGGTGCTGTACAATTACTTCGTCGTCGCGCCGCCCTATCGCGCATGGCTGATGGTCGCGGTGATGCTGATCGCCTGGACCCACGGCTGCATCGGCCTCTACGTCTGGCTGCGGATCAAGCCGGCGTTCCGCCGCACGATGCCTTGGCTGCTCGCTGCCGCGGTGCTGATCCCGACGCTGGCGCTGCTCGGCTTCTATCAGGGCGGCCGCGAGGTGGCGCGCGAGGCCGCTTCACCGCAATGGCAGGCCGAAAATCTCGCGCCGGCCAATCTCGGGACGCCTGAACAGCAACAGACGCTCGACGCGATCGGCGACGGCTTCCTGATGTTCTATCTCGGCCTGATCGCGCTGGCACTGATCGCCCGCGCGGTGCGTGCGATCGCCGAACGGCGCGGCGGCATGGTCAGCCTGACTTATGACGGCCAGCGCAGCATCCGCGTGCCGAAGGGTCTCACGGTGCTGGAGGCGACCCAGCGCCACAATATTCCGCACGCCTCGGCCTGCGGCGGTCGCGCCCGCTGTTCGACTTGCCGCATCCGCGTGCTCGGCGATCCGGCGGTTCTGCCGCCGCCGTCGCCGCGGGAGGCCTTCGTGCTCGCCTCGATCGGCACCGGCGACGATCCGTCGATCCGTCTCGCCTGCCAGCTCAAGCCCGACCACGACATCAGCTTCGTGCCGGTGTTCCCGCCGCGCAACGTCGCCGCAGCGCGCAAGGCGGCGCGCGCAGCCCGGGTCGGCGAAGAGCGCTATCTGGTCAGCATGTTCGTCGACATGCGCGGCTCGACCAAGCTTGCCGAAAGCCGGCTGCCTTTCGACACCGTGTTCATCGTCAACCGCTTCCTCGGTGCGGTGTCGCGTAGTGTCATCGCCTGCGGCGGCCAGCCCAATCAGTTCGTCGGCGATGGCGTGCTGGCGCTGTTCGGGCTCGCCGAGGCGCCGCGCGACGCCTGCCGCAACGCGATCCGCGCCGCCGCCGCGATCGCAGCGGCGATCGACGAACTCAACAGCTTTCTTGGCCATGATTTGCCGGAGCCGATCCGGTTCGGCATTGGCATCCACAGCGGCGAAGTGGTGGTCGGCGAGATCGGCTATCGCGACAACATGGTGTTCACCGCACTCGGCGACTCGGTCAACGTCGCATCGCGACTGCAGGATATGACCAAGACGATCGGCTGCGAGACGCTGCTGTCCGACGAGCTCCGCGCCACCGCGGGCCTGTCCGAGCAGGCGCTGCCGACGCTGGAACTGGAGATCCGCGGCCGCACTGAACCGATGCTGGTCTGCGTGGTCGAGCACTCCGGCAATCTGGCCTCGGCGCTCGACGACAGCGAATTGGCGCTCGCCTGA
- a CDS encoding YcjF family protein → MTERVPPRRPATFKLSDPSVVLIDSDDGGPTARPSTKADAKPSVAAGVASPPPPPPPRARVELAREAEPPISAPKPPKSIVNPKKGFRWGTVFWSAATGLATLAFWLWISKLVEDLFAQSQTLGTIGMVLALLAGGSLAIIIGREAFGLIRLARIEQLHARAARVLDTNNSAEARAIIRELLKFEHPNPQLARGRATLQKHVDDIIDGADLIRLAERELMTPLDLEAKVMISKAAQRVSLVTAISPKALIDVLFVAIAATRLIGQLARLYGGRPGALGMFKLMRQTVSHLAITGGIALSDSVMQSVLGHGLASRLSAKLGEGVVNGMLTARLGLAAIDLTRPLPFDALARPQLGDLVKDLMKKREKDE, encoded by the coding sequence ATGACCGAGCGGGTTCCTCCTCGCCGGCCGGCGACCTTCAAGCTCAGCGACCCGAGCGTGGTGCTGATCGATTCCGACGACGGCGGCCCGACGGCTAGGCCGTCAACAAAGGCCGACGCAAAGCCGAGCGTGGCCGCGGGCGTGGCCTCCCCGCCGCCGCCACCGCCGCCGCGCGCCCGGGTCGAACTCGCCCGCGAAGCCGAACCGCCGATCTCGGCGCCGAAGCCGCCGAAAAGTATCGTCAATCCGAAGAAGGGATTTCGCTGGGGCACGGTGTTCTGGAGCGCCGCGACCGGTCTGGCGACGCTGGCATTCTGGCTGTGGATCAGCAAGCTGGTCGAGGATCTGTTCGCGCAGAGTCAGACGCTCGGCACCATCGGCATGGTGCTGGCGCTGCTCGCCGGCGGATCGCTGGCGATCATCATCGGCCGCGAGGCGTTCGGCTTGATCCGGCTGGCGCGGATCGAGCAGCTCCACGCCCGCGCCGCGCGGGTGCTGGACACCAACAACAGCGCCGAAGCCCGCGCCATCATCCGTGAACTGCTCAAGTTCGAACATCCCAATCCGCAACTCGCGCGCGGCCGCGCCACGCTGCAGAAGCACGTCGACGACATCATCGACGGCGCCGATCTGATCCGGCTTGCCGAGCGCGAACTGATGACGCCGCTCGACCTCGAGGCGAAGGTGATGATCTCGAAGGCGGCGCAACGCGTGTCGCTGGTCACCGCGATCAGTCCGAAGGCCCTGATCGACGTGCTGTTCGTGGCGATCGCAGCGACCCGGCTGATCGGCCAGCTCGCGCGGCTGTACGGCGGCCGCCCCGGCGCGCTCGGCATGTTCAAGCTGATGCGCCAGACGGTGTCGCACCTCGCCATCACCGGCGGCATCGCGCTCAGCGACAGCGTGATGCAGTCGGTGCTCGGCCACGGCCTCGCCTCGCGGCTGTCGGCCAAGCTCGGCGAAGGCGTGGTCAACGGCATGCTGACCGCAAGGCTCGGCCTCGCCGCAATCGATCTCACCCGCCCGCTGCCATTCGACGCCCTCGCCCGCCCACAGCTCGGTGATCTGGTCAAAGACCTGATGAAGAAGCGGGAGAAGGACGAGTAG
- the putA gene encoding bifunctional proline dehydrogenase/L-glutamate gamma-semialdehyde dehydrogenase PutA — protein sequence MPSDQPLAEFTAAYAPDDAALAAELLTSAALPPDREARIDAVATELISSIRGSEHGLGGVDAMLREFALSTKEGLALMVLAEALLRVPDAATADAFIEDKLDQGDFAHHRIKSDAVLVNASAWALGLSARLVHAGETPQGTLAALTRRIGAPAVRAATRQAMRLIGNHFVLGETIDSALARAKAHVREGSRYSYDMLGEGARTAEDAERYYQSYFDAITAIGRTSGNAALPARPGISVKLSALHPRFEAISRDRVMRELTPRLLELARLARSHDLAFTVDAEEADRLELSLEVFAACFADPSLSGWDGYGLAVQAYQKRAAAVIDYVAELANALDRRIMLRLVKGAYWDTEIKRAQERGLADYPVFTRKPMTDLNYLSCAGKLLSLRPRLFPQFASHNALTVATILELADGSDDYEFQRLHGMGEALYARLLDEHPQPVCRIYAPVGGHRDLLAYLVRRLLENGANSSFVAQAGDDSVAVAELLTRPAALIGRPENARNPAIPLPRDLYQPQRLNSRGIEFGDRSALAALLGDIETARRPLPTIAAATPAQAAAAIAAARDGFETWSRTSADHRAAILERAGDLLEQRRAALIALLQDEGGKTLDDCVAELREAIDYCRYYASEGRRLFAEPLALPGPTGERNTLGLRGRGVFVAISPWNFPLAIFLGQVTAALMAGNAVVAKPAEQTPVIADAAIRLLHEAGVPRAALHLVQGNGRIGAVLVEHADVAGVVFTGSTEVARAINRTLAAKDGPIVPLIAETGGINAMIVDATALPEQVADDVITSAFRSAGQRCSALRLLCVQEDVADRVIAMIAGAARELRIGDPRDPATHVGPVIDAEAKARLDAHIARMKREARLHFAGTAPANGNFVAPHVFELSRASQLTEEVFGPVLHVVRYKAAQFDQLLDDIAASGYALTLGVQSRIDDTVARVIARLPTGNVYVNRNIIGAVVGVQPFGGSGLSGTGPKAGGPHYLPCFALEQTVSINTAAAGGNAALLTGGG from the coding sequence ATGCCGTCCGACCAGCCGCTTGCCGAGTTCACTGCGGCTTACGCGCCGGATGATGCTGCGCTCGCCGCCGAACTGCTGACGAGCGCCGCGCTACCGCCCGACCGCGAAGCCCGGATCGACGCCGTTGCGACCGAACTGATCAGCTCGATTCGCGGTTCCGAACATGGCCTGGGCGGCGTCGACGCGATGCTGCGCGAATTCGCGCTGTCGACCAAAGAGGGTCTGGCCTTGATGGTACTGGCCGAGGCGCTGCTGCGGGTTCCGGATGCGGCAACTGCCGACGCTTTCATCGAGGACAAGCTCGACCAGGGCGATTTCGCGCATCACCGCATCAAGTCCGATGCCGTGCTGGTGAACGCCTCGGCCTGGGCCCTCGGACTATCGGCGCGTCTCGTCCATGCCGGCGAGACGCCGCAAGGCACGCTCGCGGCCTTGACGCGGCGGATCGGCGCACCCGCGGTGCGCGCCGCGACCCGCCAGGCGATGCGGCTGATCGGCAATCATTTCGTGCTGGGCGAAACGATCGACTCTGCACTGGCCCGCGCCAAGGCGCATGTACGCGAAGGCTCTCGCTACTCTTACGACATGCTCGGCGAAGGCGCCCGCACCGCCGAGGACGCCGAGCGCTACTATCAGTCCTACTTCGATGCGATCACGGCGATCGGCCGCACCTCCGGCAACGCTGCACTGCCGGCGCGGCCGGGCATCTCGGTCAAGCTGTCGGCGCTGCATCCGCGGTTCGAGGCGATCAGCCGCGACCGCGTGATGCGGGAGCTGACGCCGCGGCTGCTCGAGCTGGCGAGGCTCGCCAGGAGCCACGACCTCGCCTTCACGGTCGACGCCGAGGAAGCCGACCGGCTCGAACTGTCGCTCGAGGTGTTCGCCGCCTGCTTCGCAGATCCATCGCTCAGCGGCTGGGACGGCTACGGCCTCGCCGTGCAGGCGTATCAGAAGCGCGCCGCCGCCGTGATCGACTACGTTGCAGAGCTGGCGAACGCACTCGATCGCCGGATCATGCTGCGGCTGGTGAAGGGCGCCTATTGGGACACCGAGATCAAGCGCGCGCAGGAACGCGGACTCGCCGACTACCCGGTATTCACCAGGAAGCCGATGACCGACCTCAACTACCTGTCCTGTGCCGGCAAGCTGCTGTCGCTGCGGCCGCGGCTGTTCCCGCAATTCGCCAGCCACAACGCACTGACGGTCGCGACCATTCTGGAACTCGCCGATGGCAGCGACGACTATGAATTTCAGCGGCTGCACGGCATGGGCGAAGCGCTGTACGCGCGGCTGCTCGACGAGCATCCGCAGCCCGTATGCCGGATCTACGCTCCGGTCGGTGGTCACCGCGATCTCTTGGCCTATCTGGTGCGGCGGCTCTTGGAGAACGGCGCCAACTCGTCGTTCGTGGCGCAGGCCGGCGACGACAGCGTGGCGGTCGCCGAACTGCTGACACGGCCTGCCGCGCTGATCGGCCGTCCTGAGAACGCACGAAACCCGGCGATCCCGTTGCCGCGCGATCTGTATCAGCCGCAGCGGCTCAATTCGCGCGGCATCGAATTCGGCGACCGCAGCGCGCTCGCCGCACTGCTCGGCGACATCGAGACCGCGCGCCGGCCGCTGCCGACCATCGCAGCCGCGACGCCGGCGCAGGCCGCAGCAGCGATCGCCGCCGCGCGCGACGGTTTCGAGACGTGGAGCCGGACCTCCGCCGATCACCGCGCGGCGATCCTGGAGCGCGCCGGCGATCTGCTGGAGCAGCGCCGTGCGGCGCTGATCGCGCTGCTGCAGGACGAAGGCGGCAAGACGCTCGACGACTGCGTCGCGGAACTGCGTGAGGCGATCGACTACTGCCGCTACTATGCGAGCGAAGGCCGCCGGCTGTTCGCCGAGCCGCTCGCCCTGCCCGGCCCGACCGGCGAACGCAATACGCTCGGCTTGCGTGGTCGCGGCGTATTCGTGGCGATCAGCCCGTGGAATTTTCCGCTGGCGATCTTCCTCGGCCAGGTCACCGCGGCACTGATGGCCGGCAACGCGGTGGTGGCCAAGCCTGCCGAGCAGACGCCGGTGATCGCCGATGCCGCGATCCGCCTGCTGCATGAAGCCGGCGTGCCGCGCGCGGCGCTGCATCTGGTGCAGGGCAACGGCCGCATCGGTGCGGTGCTGGTCGAGCACGCCGACGTCGCCGGCGTCGTCTTCACCGGATCCACCGAGGTGGCGCGTGCGATCAACCGCACGCTGGCCGCCAAGGACGGCCCGATCGTGCCGCTGATCGCCGAGACCGGCGGCATCAACGCGATGATCGTCGACGCCACCGCGCTGCCCGAGCAGGTCGCCGACGACGTCATCACCTCCGCGTTCCGCTCCGCCGGCCAGCGCTGCTCGGCGCTGCGGCTGTTGTGCGTGCAGGAGGACGTTGCGGATCGTGTCATCGCGATGATCGCCGGTGCCGCGCGCGAACTGCGAATAGGCGATCCGCGCGATCCCGCAACGCATGTCGGACCGGTGATCGACGCCGAGGCGAAGGCCCGGCTCGACGCGCATATCGCCAGGATGAAACGCGAGGCGCGGCTGCACTTCGCCGGCACGGCACCGGCCAATGGCAACTTCGTCGCGCCGCATGTCTTCGAACTGAGCCGTGCCTCGCAGCTCACCGAGGAAGTGTTCGGCCCCGTGCTGCACGTGGTGCGCTACAAGGCGGCGCAGTTCGACCAGCTCCTCGATGACATTGCCGCCAGTGGCTACGCGCTCACGCTCGGCGTCCAGTCGCGGATCGACGACACAGTGGCACGCGTGATCGCGCGGCTGCCGACCGGCAACGTCTATGTGAACCGCAACATCATCGGCGCCGTCGTCGGCGTGCAGCCGTTCGGCGGCTCCGGCCTGTCCGGCACCGGCCCGAAAGCCGGCGGCCCGCATTATCTGCCGTGCTTCGCGCTGGAACAGACGGTGTCGATCAACACCGCAGCAGCCGGCGGCAATGCCGCGCTGCTGACGGGCGGCGGATAG